TGGAGTATAGACCTAAGCTACAGCTGTGCCTTTGCCACATTCTCCAGTCAAAGGAGTCCTAGGACTCCCAGACTTCTGATTCCTTGAAAATGTTTGCTGCCATTGTTCTGCTCTGCTCCCAAACATCCATGAGCTCCTTGCCCCCTCCACCTTCCCCAAAGCACCAGACTGCCGAGTGGAAGCATTTCCCTGTCATAACTTCCTCAAACACCTGTTTGAGACCTCTAGTGTCACCTGAAGATCCTTACCACAGGTGtgatttgtgcgtgtgtgtggtaaTGATGTCAGAATCAGCTACTGTGCATAAATACGTATTAAAATGATGGTCAGGTATATCAGATCCTTCCTAACCATCATCCACAAACATATTTTATCTCCTAGCTGTTGTCTTGACATACCTGAGCACTTGCTGCCATTCCAGATACTAGGCTATTAGGAAGCCGACTTGGGCTTTGCGGAGCTCCCTTTGTGCCCGGGCTCAGCCTTGGACTCCATTTTCTGTGCCAGGGTTCCATTTTGGAACGTGTTCAGAAAGTGCTCTatcacaggggtgggcagaagggtgACTTCTCAAAAGCCCCATAAGGCAGCAATGCTGGAAGTCCGAATCATCTGGAGATCTTTCTGGCCACCCCTGCTGTGGAGTAAGTGCAGAGTGATTCTTTTCAACATTGAAACAGTGACCTCTCTAGGtattttgggctacagctcccaagattccTTACCACTGGCCATGTATTAGGGTTCACGGTGCCAGGGATCTTATGCCCTTTGTCCACTCTAGCTAGTCTCTCCTCCTTGGCCCATTGAACTTGAGAACTATAGTGTGGTACTACTCCCTTGGTCATCTGCTGCAGGAGGCTTGgacaggagaggctgcagataTAGTTAAGCACACACATCCCTATCCAATACTCGCTTCCAAGGTGAATTTCCATTGCTACTGTAGCTGTTTTATTTGGACTACCACAAAGGGGGATGAGGAGCACATGGCAAGGGTACACTTCCCAAGAACACCTGAAGAGAGGGGGGAGATTCTGGCCCTGTctgtgtgttgcctgaaccacTGTCCTGTGTCCAGCTCCCACCACACAGCAGTAAAGGATGCAAGCAGCAATCCCTGGGTCACCCCTCCAGTCTTGCGTTGCAGTCTAGTGTTGTCAGCTCAGGGTGGTGCAGCAGTGACGCGGGACGTACTTATATGGCTGGCCTTCTTGCAGATTTCCAACAGAAAGTAGAAAACTAGTTCTGTAGCAGCAACCACACTATATGGGGATGGATGGGTCAATGGGGCCTGCGACATACAAGACAGGAGGCACCTTAAATTACTAACtctttaatggcatatgatggggcacttatgccagccatctaaacagctattaaaatgattttcagttgtctaaattgttttaaattttgtaaatttatatttttatgctgtattttatcttatgaactgttgtaaactgcccagagagcttaggctattgggtggtatagaagtaaataaataatttattttagcaaCTTACATTGCCAGCTCATTTCAGCACTAGCCTAATGCTGCTCTTCAATGCcacttcattctctctctccctcccatcccaccccctttACAGACAGGGCTGCTACAGCAAGGAGCTGCTGCTAATGAACTGCACTTACTTCCTATGCAAAGGCCTGCATGCTCCCATGGACCTGGTGTCTCTGCACACGGCCTCAGGCAAGCGACTCTTCTCCTTTCTTAGCTTTGGCTGGGGTTTTGTGTCTGACGTGGACATTGCCAGTGAGAGGTTCCGTAAACTAGGCAGCGCCCGCTTCACTGTGGGCACATTCCAGCTCCTGACCACCCTCCAAGTCTACAAGGGCCGCCTCTCGTACCTGCCAGCTGAAGAGCGAAGCCCCACCGCAGGCTCCTTGTCCCCTACGGAGGAACAGAGCTGCTCATCGGCGCAAGACGCTCGCCAAGGCTGCTTCGGCAAAGGGAAGTCTCCGGTTCACATCCTTCCTCCCTCTGGGCCTCCGCTCCCCAGTGAGGGCTCTGTGCTTGAGGACTCCTTGCTGGTACCCTTTGAGCAGCCAGTTCCCAAACACTGGACTGTAGCACCCGAGGAGGAGTTTGTCTCTATTATTGGCATCCATCAGTCCCACCTGGGGGCAGACTTAGTTCTGGCCCCCACAGCCAAGCTGTACGACGATGCTATCCATCTCTTCTACGTCAGCGCTGGGGTCTCCCGGATGGCAATGGTCAGGTTCTTCTTGGCCATGGATAAAGGGAACCACCTGAGCCTCAACAGCCCCTATCTCCACTACGTGCCTGTGGAAGCCTTCCGGCTTGAGCCCCTTGAGCCCAAGGGCTTCATGACAGTGGATGGCGAAGTGTTGGCATGTGAGCCAGTACAAGGCCAAATCCACAGGCGGCTCGCCCATGTTATCAGTAGCCCCTGAGGGGCCTTTCAGAAAGGAGCAGCGATGCCAACAGCAGGAGCAAAGGGCTTTGCAGCGCTGGGAATTACGAGGGGTTCCCAAAAGCTGCACCCATTCCAAGACATCAGCACCATCTCCGCTAGTGAGAATTCTCAGGGGCAACTTGGGCTTTCAGAGCAACTGTTTAATTACAAGGTGAATGATGGCTGAGCCTGCCTTGTGCTAGAGCATCTTGCAAGTCTGCTCTCAGCTGTTGTGTAGCAGAAAAGGCAGCTTTCGAATGTTCTTACTCTGCAGAGCCCTAAGGGAGAGAAAGTAGGTCTCCAAATCAAACCAAAGCCAGCTCCTCTGCAAGACTGTTTTGCCCATCTTCCCAAGATCAAACccttcatgcaaagcagctgaagcagaggaCAACATGACATCGTCCCAATGCAGTGGCTGCCTAGATAAAAATGGCTCAATCCCATTGTTTGTAaagaggttttttgggggggggcgggggcagggcgggggtgAAATCCTGCCCCAAATTTTAGTTCGTAGCAAATTATATTCTTATGAAGAGATGAAATAAATATCTACCTtcttcaaaaaaaagaaagaaagctataaaTGGCAATTAAAGATGGTTCAGTTAAGAGTGATGCCAACTGTAACTTTGCTGCTGCAAGGCCTGGGTTGCTCTGTATTTAATGAAATGGGAAGTACTTCTTAAGATCCCTTAATCCAACATCCCCCTCTGCAGGATCACTTTCTTATTTGCAAGAGAGCCTTCTGACTTTATCCTGGAGAGGGGCCATCAGCAAACTAAGAGGTTAATCTGCCCATATACCTCTCCAGAAAACTAGAAGTTGCACACACCATTTTAATTTACTTTACAGTCCAAATTAGCCCCTATATATGGTTCCTTAAGTGCATTCAAGGTTAACTTAACACACACAACACGTATACCAGCCAGCAAATACATGGCAGGATGTTTACAAGCTGCCAGCCACCATTGCTGAACATAGCTAGAATGATGTGTGACCAGGTACTGGGTGTTTGGTAAATACAAAGCACCTAAAACTGGCCTTAGGGAAGTCTTATGCTAACACAAGCAGCTTGTCATCTGAAGCTAGCACCATTTTAGCCAGAAGGTCCCACCAGTAAAGGGTGAAGATTGCTATGTACCCACACTATGCTAAAGGTAAAGGAGTCACAGGTATTCTAGGATTCTGTATTTTGGAAAATGAAGACTTCAAGCAGTATAGCTGCTTTCCACTAATCCCTTATTAGCTCTTCAGATGTGCCTTACATGCCTGTAgggagc
This window of the Elgaria multicarinata webbii isolate HBS135686 ecotype San Diego chromosome 3, rElgMul1.1.pri, whole genome shotgun sequence genome carries:
- the SPHK1 gene encoding sphingosine kinase 1, with translation MEENPEPGKGAPQQRGASDEDEVLLSGDFCLVPAQKPNYALSLTRRAELQMRRLDSAAAPDSSLTAALSLLDCIGCYAFQSKGAPQPAAAYFTVFCYPFKKGWWDSGESRQRVAKTFCVLASGDAEENRRVAESWARTIRELSVPRNPKLEGAIYGLLPRPCQVMVLLNPQSGSGRALNLFKSQVQPMLTEANIGFTLFITKKKNHAWDLVKEENMSRWDAVVAMAGDGLLYEVINGLMERPDWKSVIQKPLCILPGGSGNALAASLNHYARQGCYSKELLLMNCTYFLCKGLHAPMDLVSLHTASGKRLFSFLSFGWGFVSDVDIASERFRKLGSARFTVGTFQLLTTLQVYKGRLSYLPAEERSPTAGSLSPTEEQSCSSAQDARQGCFGKGKSPVHILPPSGPPLPSEGSVLEDSLLVPFEQPVPKHWTVAPEEEFVSIIGIHQSHLGADLVLAPTAKLYDDAIHLFYVSAGVSRMAMVRFFLAMDKGNHLSLNSPYLHYVPVEAFRLEPLEPKGFMTVDGEVLACEPVQGQIHRRLAHVISSP